The following is a genomic window from Plectropomus leopardus isolate mb chromosome 3, YSFRI_Pleo_2.0, whole genome shotgun sequence.
cacagtgagcACAAACACCAATGCAgtctgcacacagacagaaaaacagacattaacaAATGATGGTTCAACGTTCAGACATTCTCCTACATATGAAATGTGGATAAACACTAACTGCTCTcacatgcatgtacagtatgtctaaaatgtgtttccactCACTTGCAGAGACGAGGTCCATATACTGACAGACAGCGTGAAGCAGTAGTCTCTCAAAGCtgattcacaaacacaaaaaacagagaatgaCTTTCCACTCCTCAGTGTTTTAATATAGACTAGTTATAAAAACAATCTACCAGTTTCTCAGCGTAGGCCAATAATGTACATCTATGAGTGTGTTTTAAGCCAATTACTggacatttgttgacatcctgtttgttgttttgtgtgtcctGCTGCATCAATGATGCATAGGGGTTTCTTGTAATCTAATAATATGAAATGGTTTTCCAGGTGGGGAAACATCATCAGGATCCATCAGCCAAAACCTTCAACGTGTATGTCTGTCAGAAGGTTATTACATAAAAGTGTGCCAAAACAACGCAGAGGTGCTGCATTGgtggtgttgtgttgttttaggCACCAGTGAGACAGGAAATGCAATTCAGGAAGCTCAATTTGAGTAACATGAGGGCTTATCAGATGTCAAAATGCAGCATGGAGATTTATAATACTATGAGGCAggattttatatcattttccATAATATCACTATTTGTGTAAGATATTTAGGccttcctaaaaaaaaatatatatatttttttttatttctatttttgtggctttttcaTGCCTTTGTTCGATAGGACAGTgcaagcatgaaagggggacagaaagagagggcGACATACAGCAAGGCCAGAATTGAACCTGCaaccgctgcagcgaggacacagtcTCTGCACTTGGGGTGCCCACTcaatccactgagccaccaggcgccccaatttaagactttttacgACCTTTGTCATATCACAAAGAATGTAATTTAATACCTGTTTTGGGATCATATGAGTCAAACTATAGTTAAGAAACAGAAGGGACTAGAATTATCTATtattatatcacattttttctcagcaatttataacaataaataatgatataatTAATCACATTAATGCCACCAAAACCAGGATAAAGCAGCATAAACTAGATATATCGGGTTACATTCCCATTTTCCTATCTTCCAAAGCTGTAGTGAGActgtacttttagtgtacagctgtaaaacatttccaaacagTCATTACTTGgttagaaaaaaactttttataacTAACATTACTGCCTACTGAAGGCAAGAGAAACCATTTAAGACTTGTGCATATACATTTTACAACTTTATACTTCCTTAggtctctcttttcttttaagGAAATTgaattcaatgctttttaagactttaagtcCTACAGATAcgttgagtttaaaaaaaggatttctaCCTGCTGGCGAGGTTTGTTGTGTAAACTGAGTGAGGCTGAGCGATGAAGAAGCTCAGAAGGTTTTCCTCAAGTACTTCCAGAGTTCcctgtgaggagaaaaaaaaatagttggtGGCAGCCAAGAGGTTCAGTCTCCAGAACAATCATGTGTCCTCAACATGATTAGTGTTTAAGTTAAGTACTGTGGGGTTCCCCGGTGAGTCAGGGTTTTGGTCAAacctgtttttgtaaaaatctggAAAGGAATGTCCCAGCATGTTTTGTGATGAGCTAAAAATATCCAATGACGtacaagagaaggaaaaactgACTACTGAGTAGGTAAATAGACAGCTGGTAAAGCCTCTGAGTTTGATGCACAGCAGAGATGCATGAGAGACATGTTCAAATTACTACCATGCAGACCGAGACTCCTGTCATGCACATAGAGATGACACTCACCATGGGGATTTGTTTCCGTTTGAGAGTCGCTCGCAGCCTGCGATCGATTCTCTGGAAGCAGTCCTGAGCGCTGAAGGCAGGATTTACTGTTAAGAGATGAGTAACGGTCAGTCATTCAGCCATACTTAAAGACCCAACAAGAAGAGGCCGAGACACTCACCATTCCTCTCGTCTTTGAGGGGCCGgttggtgtttttcttcttggCCCCTTCCTGCtccagcagagacagcagcctCTCCTGCTCCTCACCGGAGCAATTCATGAAGTCATTCCACGGCTAGAAGAACAAGGGACAGAGGAGTCCATTTGTTAATTAATGCTTGTTTTATTGATTGCTTTCAGATTTTATTATGCTTTGATTACTGATGCAAgaaaagttctgtttttttttaaccagtttaaaAGGTTAAACTTCCACCAATACACACCTGTCTTAAAACTCAGTCTTTTGTGGTagtaagaaaaacagtaaagcaAAAGCCAAGACAGAACTAACACCACTCCTGCAGCATTAAAGAGCAGCAAAGTTTAAGCCCAGCAAAAGACGACTTACCTCTATATAGTTTCCATTGGTGCAGGCCTCAGTGAAGATGGACGGGATCGCTGGGTTACTGCAAACTTCCAGATCATCTTTGGAGCACTCATCCCTCTCAAGAAGATTAGCAAGAAAGCGTGCTGATTTTTAGAGATGAAGACAGAGACGGACAGTGGTGAAATGAGCAAAACTTTAAAGAATTATGAATGTAAAGTGGtaattctggaaaaaaacaacaactttgaaGCAATAACAATTCAATGTAAATGCTCTTTTTCACTGTTGAAGGCACACATACTTTAAGGCTTGTCTGGCATTGCTCAGCCTGCAGTGGATGACAGCATCTTATAATCTGATCATGTGAAATAAGATCTTACTGTTCTCCTGTCGGCGGAGGCTCTTCTTGCCTTTGGCTCGGGGAGTGAGGTCAGAGTTGCGGATGGCTTGATTGATAAAGAACTGCTTCTTTTTGGTGGGAGACACTCGCTTGGCTGGAGAGCTGGGCAGAGAGGTGCATTTACGCTCCTCTATCAGGCTGGAAAACAGAGGACAAGATGTCAGTTTAGCCAATTTAGTAACATATATCTTGAAGAGGGTGTAACAGCTCTTCAGATCTTACcaatttaagttattttatgtTCAAGAGATGTAGTTAATTTGTTGTAAGTTTTTTATGTGATACCCACTTTCCCAAGCTGCTGCATATTTTGCTTCGGCCCATGATTATTCAGCATTTTCTAAATTGTCCTTAATCATATTAAGTGAGAGTATATGCAAAATTGTAAAGATTCCACTGTGAGCTACACGTATAGGCTGATGGTGAGACATGCTCTAATCTCAGTACAATGAATATAGATAAAGATTTTTGAGTGACCTAATATTGACCCATATCAATGGACTTGCACTGCTTTTTAAGTCTGACATGCTCTTAATCATGCAACATTTTTAAGTCTGTGCAGTGTTTCGGCTATGAGGAGGACATTGAGACCTGGTCTGTCAGCCCCTACAGCAATATCTTATTGAATAATTGCAAAATGCCATGCAGCATGTCCCAATGACATAATCTCAACTGGCATTTTGTCCAAGGCAAGGTGGTGGTGAAAGGTGAAAATGATTACCAGGCTGCTAAAACACCTTAAAGCTCTCATTATTAAAAAGCTTTGAGGTTAATAATTCTCTGTCACtgtgctgcttctttttttctctgcagtattTTAAATGGATCACAGAAGTAGGAGCAtcctgcaggagctgcagatGTAGGTCAGTGGGTGTTGTGTGAGTGGGTTTTCTGCTTGTGAGTTGCCATTTTTAGCCTGAGCCCTGCAGGTTATTGGCCACACTACAGCAACATAATACAATATAACCTCTGCCTGGGTTAGTCAACGTTAGATTTCCCGTAATTTTATGCCACACAATATCCATTTAACATATAAACCTTAGCCAACTTTGAAGCATAACTACAGTTTAGCCAACatttctaaacataaccactaTGTCCCTGTAACTTAATCTCTACATGATATTTACAAGAAAACCTTCACATAAACAGTATAAGATGTTTAGTAACAAGAGCCAAGCTCATCAGCTCATGTATAGTATAATAGTAGAAACACCGAGACAtgacttaaaatgttaaacacctcagcacaaacaaacatatcCAGGTCAGTTAGCTAGTTAGCTGCCAGCTGTTAAACGGCTAACACAGAAATATAGTTAAACTCGGCAGCCTGTAAATACCGTAATATTAACATGAACTCATTTGGCATGATTAGCAGGAGAGCTGCCTAACG
Proteins encoded in this region:
- the r3hdm4 gene encoding R3H domain-containing protein 4, whose translation is MVVLTNNNEEQDYILIEERKCTSLPSSPAKRVSPTKKKQFFINQAIRNSDLTPRAKGKKSLRRQENTRFLANLLERDECSKDDLEVCSNPAIPSIFTEACTNGNYIEPWNDFMNCSGEEQERLLSLLEQEGAKKKNTNRPLKDERNVNPAFSAQDCFQRIDRRLRATLKRKQIPMGTLEVLEENLLSFFIAQPHSVYTTNLASSFERLLLHAVCQYMDLVSASTDYKGSRRTEVVNKQEQFLPPILLLSAHLEQMS